A section of the Cloacibacillus sp. An23 genome encodes:
- a CDS encoding glycosyltransferase: MKIAMVFDGLGWGGIERVGIDYCKLMLELGHEVDVYNLNPSLNAMEVEISSLCNVNHIVFTQLMSPEVYSYGTKRWWWGKYAYPLCYICISIFDFIYRAFYRNSKVQYDIAIAFSGHFPDLTFITKDFIKSKKKLCWLHGALYKYIIMTQGYLNLYTKIKNLVVLVSDGEEEVFHYNKWLHLNITKLYNPTFIAQRIVHQQKVLELREKYGNFILMVARFSYPHKDHRTVIDAIKILNEQYQRDINVVFVGNGESEDTMKTYAQHQGIASKIVFAGAQRDVQDYYAASHMLVHASVAGEGLPTVMIEAMAYGKPVVATDSKVGPREILGNDEFGLLCKIKDPYDMAEKINKLLSSELLYKHYVMQGYLRINSFKPETIKTQLDKLLITTMDIA; encoded by the coding sequence GCTGGAACTGGGACATGAGGTGGATGTGTATAACTTAAATCCTAGTTTGAACGCGATGGAAGTTGAAATCTCGTCGCTATGTAATGTCAATCATATAGTGTTTACACAACTAATGTCCCCTGAAGTGTACAGCTATGGTACGAAGAGATGGTGGTGGGGAAAATACGCCTACCCTCTATGTTACATTTGTATATCAATTTTTGATTTTATCTATAGAGCATTTTATCGAAATTCAAAAGTTCAATATGATATTGCGATAGCGTTTTCAGGGCACTTCCCTGATTTAACGTTTATAACTAAAGATTTTATTAAAAGTAAGAAGAAACTTTGTTGGCTACACGGCGCTCTATATAAATATATTATTATGACACAAGGGTATTTAAATTTATATACTAAAATCAAAAATCTTGTTGTTTTGGTATCTGATGGAGAAGAAGAAGTTTTCCATTATAATAAATGGCTGCATTTAAATATTACAAAATTATACAATCCGACGTTTATAGCTCAGCGCATAGTGCATCAACAAAAAGTTTTAGAACTAAGAGAAAAATATGGGAATTTTATCTTGATGGTAGCGAGGTTTTCTTATCCACACAAAGACCATCGCACAGTTATCGATGCTATAAAAATATTAAATGAGCAATACCAAAGAGATATTAATGTCGTGTTCGTTGGGAACGGTGAATCTGAAGACACAATGAAGACATATGCACAGCATCAAGGAATAGCATCTAAGATTGTCTTTGCTGGTGCCCAGAGGGATGTTCAAGATTATTATGCAGCTTCTCATATGCTTGTACACGCGAGTGTAGCTGGTGAAGGGTTGCCAACTGTGATGATAGAAGCAATGGCCTATGGTAAGCCTGTCGTAGCAACAGATTCTAAAGTCGGGCCTAGGGAAATCTTAGGTAACGATGAGTTTGGCTTATTATGTAAAATCAAAGATCCTTATGATATGGCTGAAAAAATCAATAAATTACTATCATCAGAATTATTATATAAACACTACGTTATGCAAGGATATCTTAGGATAAATTCTTTCAAACCAGAAACTATAAAAACTCAATTAGATAAATTATTAATAACTACTATGGATATCGCATAA